The Drosophila simulans strain w501 chromosome 3R, Prin_Dsim_3.1, whole genome shotgun sequence genome contains the following window.
TTATCTTCGttgtcctcctcgtcctcgggcTCCACCTCGATATCAGGTACCAGATAATACTGCAGTGGATTTGGCCAAAGGTCGTCTTTTATCAGTTCTGCGATCTCGTCGTTGACGGGATCGGTGTTATCCGAGAACCAATCGAAGAAGGTTTTGTATTCGGAGTTGCGTTTCTTCTTGTTTCCGTAAGGTTTCGTCAGCAAAAGTTTCAGCAGGTTCTTTCCCTCCTTCCATTTGATGGGCGTGCTGGTAGACGCGGGCCAGTCGCCGTTCTCGGAAGcagctttaattgaaatggtaTTGGGTTAGCTAAGCGGATCTGAGTAAATCTCTGGCCCAACTTACCCGCTGAATTCAGGTGGAACTCTTTGGTGAGCACCTTGTTTTCAAAGTAAGGATTCTCGTCGAAATGGAAGTTGATGCGGTATCCCGATTTAATATCCTCGAACTCCTCCACCTCAAGTTTGCTGAGTGCGTGCAGGcattcctcctcctcctcatccagAATGCCGGATACTTGCGGGTGGTTGATAAACTGCAAGTATGGTAGTTGGGATTAGCTAGGGGATGCATGCTATCAAGCAGAAAGCCATGTTTATGGCACCTTTGGCActacttttcttttcaattatggcagcaaatatttaagtggTTATTTGAGTTGAAGCCATTTTGAACTGGGCTATGTTGTGTATTTCCCGGCCAGACGGATATATCGATAGCACGATTTTTCCGGGAGGGGGAAAATGCGCGGGGAGCCGGTGGTGTCGGCATTGCAGCCCAAAGATGAACAAGAAAAAATGCCTCGAATAGAGAAAATTTCTTGTACATGTGTGCAGCGATTACCATCATTTCAGGGCTTCGAAAGAACTAGGCGGCTCTACTAGAACCCAGCAGACGAACACGCGGAAGGGACAAACATGGCCGCGGATCGAAGTACTCACCGAGGTCACCCAGAAGTTGGGGATGCGCTTGACCAGCTCGCTGCGCTTCTCGTAGCAGGGTTTCCGCAGCTTGTTGTACTTCTGCTCCACCTTGAGGATCTCCTCGCTGGCCTTCTCGTTCAGCGCATCGATCTCGTTCTGGCAGGCATCAATTTGCTCCAACGCCTCCGACTCCTCCTC
Protein-coding sequences here:
- the LOC6728000 gene encoding protein SET — its product is MSSVPKRAKLDGAPADGNASAAAGNNEEESEALEQIDACQNEIDALNEKASEEILKVEQKYNKLRKPCYEKRSELVKRIPNFWVTSFINHPQVSGILDEEEEECLHALSKLEVEEFEDIKSGYRINFHFDENPYFENKVLTKEFHLNSAAASENGDWPASTSTPIKWKEGKNLLKLLLTKPYGNKKKRNSEYKTFFDWFSDNTDPVNDEIAELIKDDLWPNPLQYYLVPDIEVEPEDEEDNEDNEEEAFDDEDGEDGEGEEEEEDEDDK